CCTACCCGGCGCGCTGCTGGCGCAAGAAGCGGCGACTGAACATCCTGGAGGACCCGCGACTGCGGCCGTGTGAGTTCAAGATCGGTAAGGACCGCGGTGGGGGGCGGCTGGGGGATAGGGCCGGGGTCCGGCCGGATCtgacgtgcccccccccccccccaaccgcccCCCAGACTGCGAGGCGCCCCTGAAGAAGGAGGGGGGGCTGCCCGAGGGGCCGGTGCTGGAGGCGCTGCTCTGCGCCGAGACGGGCGACAAGAAGACGGAGctgaaggaggaggagatggtgCTGGACTGTCaggtgagaccccccccccccaaccgcccGGCCCCCCCCACggggacccctgccccaggcaggtgccCTAGAGCGACCCCCTCCCCCATTGCAGAAGCCCCCGATGGGCGAGTTCCCGCACGACCTGGAGGGCGACGAGCTGGACGACGACCTCCCGCGGAGGAAGAACAAGGCCAAGGGCAAGGTCGGGGGGGGGTCCCTGCCGCCCCCAGGGCCTGGGACGGCGGGTTGGGGTCCGGCCTGGCGTGCGAAAAGAGGGAGGCGGGGGAGTCTCCCCGGAAATTTGTgacctccctccttctccctgcgcccccccccccccacccccaccaggcgtACGGGATCGGGGGCATGCGCAAGAGGCAGGATGCGGCCACGCTGGAGGACCGGGACAAGCCCTACGTCTGCGACAGTGAGTGTGCGACGTGGGTGTCCAGGCGGGGCGGGGGgctcagcccctctgccccagctacGAGCCgcaggggacccaggtgtccggacAAGGGGGCAGACGGGGGCCCCCAAcctccagctcctgctcttgggggaccccaggtgtctgggggggggaggagggggctgggtcTACAGCCCCCTCCCAACCCTAGGCTCGGGGGACCCATGggtccaggcagggcagggggttggggctacAGGCCCCCCCAGCTCTAGTCTCAGGGGAGCTAGGGGTCTGGGGCAAAGGGCGGGAgctggaggggtcccccagctgctggccatagatcgggggtggggggcagtcgtGGTCTCAGGGCCCCCACAGGTCCCAGTTGCGGGGGAGCGAGCCCAGGCGTCCGGGCGGGGGCTCTGACCGTGTGTCCGCCCCCCCAGTCTGCGGGAAGCGCTACAAGAACCGCCCGGGGCTGAGCTACCACTACACGCACACGCACCTGGCCGAGGAGGAGGGCGAGGAGCCGCCCGAGCGCCACGCGCTGCCCTTCCACCGCAAGAACAACCACAAGCGTGAGCAGGGCCTGCTCCTGGGGGCATGCATGCGTGTCGTCGTGCACAGCCTGGGTGTGCCTCTGTGTAGGggtagaggggtgtgtgtgtgtctgtgcacacaAGCATACATGTATGTCTCTGTTCAcatgggtgtggctgtgtgtgcctgtgtgtgtgtgtgtgtgtgcacatgtgggtatatgtgtgtgtgcatgtgtgggcatGCAATGCATGTttctgtgcacatgtgtgtgcctgAGTATGTGTGTGCATTCGTGGGTATACATATGTGCCTCTGTGCATCTgtggacgtgtgtgtgtgtgtgtgtgtgggagggggtatATATTTGTTCCTGTgcacatttgtgtgtgcatgtggagctgcctgtgtgtgtgtgtgcgcgcgcgcgcgtgcgcacaTACACATGTGGATGTTCATGTATATctccatgcacatgtgtgtgcacatgtggatGTCACTGGGGGCACATGTGGGCATACATGTGTTTTCATGCACATCCATGTGCCCATGTCACCATGCACGTGTGGGCATGCATGCATTTCCACATCCATGTACccatgtgtgcatacatgtgggTGTACATAAGTCAGCATCTTCATGAAcatgtgtgtgcacctgtgtgtgggggggggcccgtgtgtgtgtgtgtgcatgtgtgcacataggCCTATACACCTGCATGCTATGCATACATGTGCTTGTGTGTGAGATGCATGGGCCAGGGCACGTGCGTGCATTTCTGCCCCTGTGTGAGCACCCAGCGTGTGGCAGGGGTCCAGGGGGGTCTGGGCCCCACCCCAGAGGGAACCCAGGTCTCCCGTGGGAaggccgggggcaggggggggaccACAGCTACCCCCTCCGTGcatcccctgcctcccatgatgctttgcaggTGGAAGCCggggcggagggggtgggggccatGCCGTGGGGAGCTGCGTCCCCCCCCTGCCGCCATCTCCCCGGCTCCACTGGTTTCCATGGCAACCGGCAGGCTGGCACAACGGCAACGCACAATGAGGCCTGGGTGCACccgtggggggaggggcggctcCGGGGGGAGACggggggggggcccccccagacacctgggtttctGGCagggtgcgggggtgggggggtccctgcTGTCTCGATGGGCCATTGGTGAGCATCATCCACACGAGCCAGCCCAAaacagggcgggggggaggtgggcCTGCaattgggtggggggggctgctggtaccccccactcctgacccacagcccctggcccccatggccctgctggtgcccatcactcccgacccacagccccccccccgtggccctgccagtgcccctcactcccgacccacagcccccagttCCCAGGGGAGCTCTTGTctcggggggcaggtgggggggcaggggcaagggggggccgggctggggtgggggggcaccgcGGCCCCTGGCTGCTTCACGCTCTCGTTCTCTTTGCTGTTCCCCCCGCAGAGTTTTACAAAGAGTTGAACTGGGTCCCCGAAAACCAGCGCAGACACACAGGTAACCCACCCGGTGCCTCCGGGGGGGCAGGACctggggggccggggccggggccggggtgggTCTTCACAGGGCTCTCAGGCCAggggcagatcaggggcctgcagaAGGAGGAGGTTGTTGAGACCTCCGTCGGCTTGTTATACTCAGGGCGGGAGTgagcagctgggagcagaaagcagagcagtggctcaggcaaagaatagaaagcagagcagcagacaagGCAGGacggggagcagaaagcagatcaaCAGAGTGGGTGggtagcccagggcaggggggtgaaaGGGTAACGGATGGGACAGGGAGCAATAagcagagcaggggatggagcaggagtccagggcagggagcagaaagcagggcaggggatggggctgggcccagggcaggaagcagaaagcagagcactggatggagcagggcccagggtagggagcagaaagcagagcaatggatagggtaggaagcagaaagcagagcaatggatagggcaggaagcagaaagcagagcactggatggagcagggcccagagcagggagcagaaagcagggcaggggatggggctgggcccagggcagggagcagaaagcagagcactggatggagcagggcccagggcagggagcagaaagcagggcactggatagggcagggagcagaaagcagagcaatggatggatcagggcccagagcagggagcagaaagcagggcagaggatggggctgggcccagggcaggaagcagaaagcagagcactggatggagcagggcccagagcagggagcagaaagcagggcagaggatggggctgggcccagggcaggaagcagaaagcagagcactggatggagcagggcccagggcagggagcagaaagcagggcaggggatggggctgggcccagggcagggagcagaaagcagagcactgggtagggcagggagcagaaagcagagcactggatggagcagggtagggagcagaaagcagagcactgggtagggcagggagcagaaagcagagcactgggtagagcagggcccagagcagggagcagaaagcagggcagaggatggggctgggcccagggcaggaagcagaaagcagagcactggatggagcagggcccagggcagggagcagaaagcagggcaggggatggggctgggcccagggcagggagcagaaagcagagcactggatggagcagggcccagggcagggagcagaaagcagagcactgggtagggcagggagcagaaagcagagcactggatggagcagggtagggagcagaaagcagagcactgggtagggcagggagcagaaagcagagcactggatggagcagggtagggagcagaaagcagagcactgggtagggcagggagcagaaagcagagcactggatggatcagggagcagaaagcagagcagtgccgGGGCCGGGCCGTCCCTGGACACGGCGAGGCCCCACAGTCGCCCCTGGCCGTCCGTGGCATCCGCCGGGTGCCGCTGCTGCGCGACGCGGCGTCCCTGGGTGGGCCGGCGGGAGCGCGGGGcctgagcctggccctgccctctggCCTCTGACCTGGGCTCCTCCTTGCTGTTTTACAGCTAAGAAAGCACCGGACGGCACGGTCATACCAAACGGTTATTGTGATTTCTGTCTAGGCGGCTCGAAGAAAACCGGCTGCCCGGAGGACCTCATCTCCTGCGCCGACTGCGGACGCTCCGGTAACGCcccggcgcggggccggggccgggggggacGTGCCCCGCGGCACCCTGGGAAGGcgctggcaggggtgggcatcCCCCCTTGCGGCACGGGGGCAGGGGAAGATAGGCCAGGCCTCGTGGGTAATGGGCGTGCACTGCTGAGGCCGCGTGGAGCCCAGAGCATTGTGGGTAGGAGGTGTGAAGCAGAGGATGCAGAGGCATTGGGGAGCAGAGTCATGGTGCCCCATAACATTGTGGTAAGAGGTGCAAAGCAGCAGGGtcccagggcatgctgggaaacAGGAGCacactgaggcattgtgggtAGGAGCTGTGGGTACCCGTTTGCTCTGCATTGCTCTGATTGGTTGGCGGCCGGGAGCACGTGTGTGGGTGGGTGCGTGTCCGTGTGCAGTGCTTGGGCCCTGTGTGCGGGTACACACGTGTGCAAGCGTATCGTGGCTGTACACCTGCACATatgcctgtgtgtgcatatgtgtatgtggctgtgtatacatgcatgcgtatgtatgtgcatgtgtgtatgtgtatgcaggAGTGTGTGCACGCAGgcatgtaggggtgtgtgtgtaagtgttCAGGAATGCATCTGCATGCATGTAGCTGTATGCGTacacccgtgtgtgtgtgtgtgtgtgaatgcacatGTATGCCTGCATGTGGGTGTGCACATCTGCATGCATGGGTATGCACTTGTGTGAGTGTGCCCACGTGTGcacatgccctgccctgtgctttggggcagctccctgcagtgcctcCCTCAGCTCTGCCGGGGCACGGGCGGCCTCCAGGCCACACGGTAGGAGCCTCAGCGGGGGTCGAGGGTGCCGGGTCtcagcctgcctggggtggggctcCGCGCCGGGGGCCGGGGCTGCCCACACTGAcccccccgtgcccccccagGCCATCCATCCTGCCTGCAGTTCACGGTGAACATGACGGCGGCCGTGCGCACCTACCGCTGGCAGTGCATCGAGTGCAAGTCCTGCAGCCTCTGCGGCACCTCTGAGAACGACgtgagcaccccctgccccccccccaaaactcccCCGACCCCCATCAAATCACTGACTAGCCTGAGCCAGGGGAAACCCTGCTCAGAGCCAGACTCCCCCAAAATGCCCCAGACCCCCCCAACAAACACTAGAGTCCCCCCAGACCCTCCCCACCAGTGTGAGCCTAGGGAGCACCCACGAGCAGTATGACCCCCCCCAACTTCCCCTGACCAGCAtgagcccccccacaccccctgcaagAATGACATCAGCCTGGGGAGCCCCCAACTAACccagggcccccccaccccccagaaagATGGGAGCTAGGGGTGCACTcacccccccccaggcccccataTTGACAGGAGTTGCCATCGCCCCTGGGGCCCATGTGACCCCCCACTACCCCCACACCTACAGCCCCCCAATGCTGGTCCGTTCCCCCCCCAGGACCAGCTGCTCTTCTGCGATGACTGCGACCGGGGCTACCACATGTACTGCCTCAGCCCCCCCATGGCCGAGCCCCCCGAGGGTGAGCACCCCCGGCTGGGGGGTAATGGAGGGGAGGGACgcagggcttgggggggtgttaggggtttttggggggagcagggtggggtgccgGCCTGGGGCTAGGTGTGTCCCCTGTGGAGGAGGGGATAATGGGGAGGGGTGTGCCCTGGGTCATGGCGCTGCGCGTGGGTGTAGACACATAtgtggtgtgtacacacacacacgtatgtctGTCTGTGTATAGGCACATACATGTTTTTGTACCTAGGTATATGTGTAGGTGcacatatacatgtatgtgtaaagacgtacgtgtgtgtatatacatacatacacacgtgtgtatgtacacatgcatgtatacacacatacttacGCGTCtctacacccccacacacacacacaacatctacatgtgtatacCCGTGTGGGGGTGTGCACACGTGCccatgggaaggggctggggggaagcacGCCAGGTGCCCCCGTCTCAGCTGTGCCCGTCGCGTCCCccccagggagctggagctgccacctgTGCCTGCGGCAGCTGAAGGAGAAGGCCTCTGCCTACATCACGCTCACCTAGACCCCCCCGTGTTGCTGGGACCCCTGTGGAGGGGGGGGCGTGCGGCAGGAGCCCACCCGCCCCTCACAACCCAGAGCCCCGGGACTGCCCCCCCAGAGCGGGGCCTACCCCCCCCATCAGCCAAAATCCTGCTCAAAGCCATAATCTGGGGGGGGACCCAGGCTAGGAGGTCGGGGGAGCTATTGGGGGGGGTCATAGTGGGGAGGGGTTGCATGATGTCATGTCTTTttttgccccaccccccaggagtgcttggggcctgcactggggggagggcatttcccaagccctgccccccccatctccgggggggggggtagcatTTGGAGGGGGGGGTATTTATTTTAATACACAACTGCCCGTGTCCGTGGTTCGTCTGGAGCTTCTGGTGTttcgggggtggtgggggggtgggggtttgcaacgagagaagaaaaaaaaaaaaagaaaaaatggggaaaaagatggggaaaggttaaaaaaaatatgtaaattcAGTGCCCCGTCCTGGATGGGGGGGCagcgtggggggggcggggggtcccccctgccctctccccagcccgTCGTGTTCCCGGTGTCGTTCTGTGGCTGATTCTCGTGTGCTTGGATCGTTTCTGTGCATTAAAGAACCTGTTCGGAGTCTGCCCCCGCCTCGTCTGTGCCCCCCCCGGCTGGTGGGGATCCCAGGTGTCCGGGAGCCCCCCCCACACCATGCCCTCTCCGAGCAGCCCGGCTCTTtgcacctgctccctctgccaggAGCAAAGCGAGGAGAACCCGGGGGTGTGGGGTCTCTGCTCCCCCCATCTCACCAGTAGCAGGGCAAGAACCCAGGGTGGGGACCCCTGCCCTGTGCGGGGGTGGAcgccccccctccttcccccagcccaggacaccccccaccccaaatgagTGCCTGCCAGGATCAggaccacctgccccccccccctttggccACCACAGTAGCCCCATGGCTCCCACGTGAACCTTGGTCCGGGGGCTTTCTGggccccccccatctcccccctggGCCCCCCCGTGGGCGCAAGGCAGAGGCGGGCAGGCCACGGCGTTAAACAAATATAGTGTTTTATAAAGAACATTTACAGTCCGGCGGCCGCGTCCCGCCTGGGCCCGGGGCTCGGCCAAGTGCTCCCGGGGGAGGGGGCCTTCCCCCTCCGCGCCCCCCGGGCCTGGTCACACCGgcgtcattattattattatttggacGCCGGGGACCGGCGCCCGGGTGCGGGGCAGGCGGCTGTATTGCATCcgaaggtggggggcagaggggcacacCCCCCAAGGCCACGGGGAACCCCCCTGGGGAGGGGTCCGGCGCCAGCAGGCGGGGCCGGGGGTGCCcggagcgagcgagcgagccggCCCGGCTCTGCTCTGGTCCCGCGGAGCCGAGGGGGGCGCCGGGGCGGGGAATAAATTAGCAGGGGGCCCGGGTGGCGGGCGCGGGGGCGACGCTCACGGCTCCTTCGTGTCCGCGGCACCGGAGAAGATCTCGGCGAAGCGGCGCAGCTGTGCCGTGGCCGTCTGCGACTCCTCCTGCAGCCGCTGGTTGTTCTGCCGCAGGGTGGCCACCTCGGCCTGCAGCACCACCTTGTCCTGCTTCTCCTAGGCACAGAACCGGGGCGTCTGGGACGGCACCGGCCCCGCGCCACCCCGCCGGGCCGGGAGGGAGCCCAGGTGTCCGGGGACCCCCGACCTGCCCCCTGGTACCTTCTGCAGGTCGTTGTGCAGCTGCTTGAGCATGGCCTCCAGCTGGCAGACCTTCCCCGGCAGGTCCACAGAGGGCTCCTCGCTGGGGGGAGATGGGACAGGTCCCTCTGTCACCCGCCAGGCCAAGAGGGCCGGGGGCTCCAAAcgctccccccaaccctgccccacactggatGCTGGCTTGCAGCCCTGCCGTAGGAAGCAGGAGAGTCCCCACATACCTCATGGTGGGCCGGGGTGCGGGGCCGGGGGCCGGCGGGACGTCGGGGCCGCGCCCGGGCTGGtgcaggcagaagagggagaCGGCGCGTTGCACTGCAAGGCAACCAGGGGCCgttgcaggggctgctggggtgggggggacgggaccctgctcagccccctccccagggcgCTCCTTCTCTTGGCGGCCGGGCTGGGATCCGGCCCCCCCTGGAGCCGACACGTGCGACGGGGGTCAGGGACCTGCCGTGACCCCCAGTGCTGTgcacggggcggggcgggcggggcgggggggaagagggggaggggggggtgtccGTCCTACCTGCCCCGGCCCGGGGGCTTCTCAGTTTTTCAAGGGCTCCGGCCCGGCCCAGAACTGGGGCAGAGAGCTTGGTGCAGGCAGCCCCGAGCCGGCAGGTCCGGACAGGCGGCTTCAGCAGCcacaaagagctgggagctggggttgggctgggctgggctgggctgttcccagccgagcgcgggggggtggggggaggcctggAAAGCAGGTCACGCTCCCCCCCGGGGCAGCACGCCTGGCGCTGGAGTGGGAAGGCGGTGCTGGCGCAGAGGCAGCTCCATCCCCCGCCCTTTGCTCAGCTGGAGATGccggtgggcaggggggtggggggacacgaCGGACCCCAGGGGCACGGGCAGCGCCGAGCATGGCCAGCCGGACACAACACCCACCGAGAGGGGAGGGAAACCCCCGGGGCCCTGGATGCACCCGTGCAGCTCTGAGCATGGGGGATGTGGGTCGGGCGCTCTCCCTGGACCCGGGCTCCTACCTTCATAGGCTTTGGCAGCATTGACCAAGCTGGACCACTCCAGGCCAGCCGCCGTGTCGGGCAGGGGCATCAGGCCGGGGTCCAGGCGCCGTACCGGCTTGTCCCGTGTGTCCACGAGGGAGAGCTCGGAGGCCGAGAtggcggctgggggggcacggggtAGGGGTGGAACCCAGACGTCCGGGCCCCAGGCTGACCCGCAGACCCCACTCCTGTCCCGcaggggagggaacccaggcgtcctggctcccggtccccacaacccaccccctaGACCCCACTCTCTGCCTGGAGCTCAGAGACAACCCTGACTCCtaccctgcccagagctggggcagaccccaggcatccgggctcccaaaCCCCCTGGCGCACTCACACTTCTTCtcggggaggctggggccgggcccgGGCTGGCGGCGCACGGGCAGCGTGCTGGAGGGGAAGGTGCTGCCAGAAAGGACGTCgctggccagcaccaggtcgaagCAGGTGGGGGCGGCGGCGTAGCTGGGGTCCCTGCGCCCGCTGCACAGGCTTTCGTCTGACAGCGTCCGCTGCAGCATCTTTGGCGACACCTGGAAGGGCAGGAGTGCGGCCGCCACCCTGTCAGCTCGGGGGGCtgcacgtgtgtgcgtgcatgcagtTTGATGCCTATGTGCATGCATAGGCACTCTGCATACGCGCACGTGCCACGTGGTGGCATATAGCTGCACACGTGTATGCATGTGCAAGCATGTGTTCACACCTACGtatatgtgcatgcacgtgttgtatgtgtgtgtgtgtgtgtgtgtgcgcacatgcatgtgggTGCGTGTTGCAGTAGCACCTACAGCCGCACCCAGGATGGGAGCCCCACGGTGCCCTGTCTGCACGGCTCCCGGCAAGAGGCCGGCTTGCCACAAAGTTTGTGGCCGGAGCCGGAGCCCGGAGGGGGGGGAAGAGCTTGCCTGGGGTTGCccgcagcaggggaagggaacccaggagtcccggctGCTCCAGCCCGCTGGTTACTACATGCCctcctggagctgggctggcaccGGGGTTCGCAGCTGCCCCACTTCTGGAGTGGAAAagcaaacccaggagtcctgggcgCCGGACACGGGGGGGGAGCCAGGACTCACGCCATCACAGTCGGGCTCAGGGCTGACGGCGTCCATGATAATGAGCTTCTTGAGGTCGTCCTCGATGCTGGACTTGGGGCTTTTGCGGGGCGAGCGCAGGTCCCGCAGCGACGCCCGCAGCCGCGGCTGCCCGAAGACATTGCGGGCGCTGGCGTCCACCTGCCTGCGGCGccgtgggggggaggaggagggttagTGTGGCACCCCAAAGTGGCACCCAGCCCCCACGCGCCCCAGTGCCACGTACCTCTTGGGCTCGGGGGGCCGCGCGGGGGGCTCATCCAATCGCCTCCACCCTGCGCTGTGCTTGGCCCGGGCCGCCTGCTTGGAGAAGAAGGACTTGGGCACGGAGGCGGAGAGCGGGAAGGAGCCGGGCTGGGGTCCATGAGTCGGCCGGGGCGTCTCCGCCGCGGGTGCTTTGTAGCCAGGCACCGGGTAGCCCTGCCGTgtgctggggagaagcagagccaTCAGGCGGGGAGGTCCGGGGGCAGCGAGAGCACCCCCATCCCACGTGCCCCGTGCCCAGCTCACCCAGGTGGCTTGTAGGACTCGGCGCTGCCGGCGTAGCCCTTGTGCCGgtagccccagctctgcccggCGGGCACGGGCTCCCTCCGCTTGCCGTTGTCGGGCAGGCCAGCAGCGTGGGCCGGCGTGGGGCGGGTGGGCCGGGCGCCGGGGCTGGAGGTGTAGAGCGCCGTGTCGATGCCGCTGTCGCTGGAGCCGCCCACAGAGGCCGGGTCGGGCTCGGGCTCAGCGGGGTCGGGTGCGTCGAACCAGGGCTCGTCGCTGTGGCTGCTCGAAGCGTTGCTGGACAGCGTGTTGCTGCTGGAGTGGCTCGAGTACTGCGCCTCGCCCTGCCACGGCCCGGCCACGTCAGCAGAGCTGGGCGCGTGCGGGGCCCAACCAGTCCCTCGCACCCGGGGACGGGCGAGACCCACTCACCTTGGGAGGCCGGTTGGGGGAGTCCTTGCccgccagctcctgcctgctgggccgcTTGGCGAGGCCGGCTGTTGCCGCCGGGAGCCGGGCCGGCGCTGGCACGTGCCACAGGGGCTCTGCGGCAGGGCACAAGGCCAGACGTCAGCCCACCCCAAGGCTAATCCGGGGAGAGCTCCCACCCCCTTCCCGAGCCCTCCCGGCTTTACCTGGCTTGTGCCGCTCCATGGTGCTATCCTGGCTGGCGAGGCCCCCGGACGAGGAGTCGCCGCTGGAGCCTGCGTCGGGGCCGTAGTTGGGGGGCTCGAAGGGCAGCAGGGACCGGGGGGAGGCAGC
This sequence is a window from Alligator mississippiensis isolate rAllMis1 chromosome 15, rAllMis1, whole genome shotgun sequence. Protein-coding genes within it:
- the DPF1 gene encoding zinc finger protein neuro-d4 isoform X2 — translated: MKSPRIPMREVKNPPCKMATAVHKPLEGLGEDFYREAIEHCRSYNARLCAERSMRLPFLDSQTGVAQSNCYIWMEKTHRGPGLAPGQIYTYPARCWRKKRRLNILEDPRLRPYCEAPLKKEGGLPEGPVLEALLCAETGDKKTELKEEEMVLDCQKPPMGEFPHDLEGDELDDDLPRRKNKAKGKAYGIGGMRKRQDAATLEDRDKPYVCDICGKRYKNRPGLSYHYTHTHLAEEEGEEPPERHALPFHRKNNHKQFYKELNWVPENQRRHTAKKAPDGTVIPNGYCDFCLGGSKKTGCPEDLISCADCGRSGHPSCLQFTVNMTAAVRTYRWQCIECKSCSLCGTSENDDQLLFCDDCDRGYHMYCLSPPMAEPPEGSWSCHLCLRQLKEKASAYITLT
- the DPF1 gene encoding zinc finger protein neuro-d4 isoform X4, whose protein sequence is MKSPRIPMREVKNPPCKMATAVHKPLEGLGEDFYREAIEHCRSYNARLCAERSMRLPFLDSQTGVAQSNCYIWMEKTHRGPGLAPGQIYTYPARCWRKKRRLNILEDPRLRPCEFKIDCEAPLKKEGGLPEGPVLEALLCAETGDKKTELKEEEMVLDCQKPPMGEFPHDLEGDELDDDLPRRKNKAKGKAYGIGGMRKRQDAATLEDRDKPYVCDICGKRYKNRPGLSYHYTHTHLAEEEGEEPPERHALPFHRKNNHKRGSKKTGCPEDLISCADCGRSGHPSCLQFTVNMTAAVRTYRWQCIECKSCSLCGTSENDDQLLFCDDCDRGYHMYCLSPPMAEPPEGSWSCHLCLRQLKEKASAYITLT
- the DPF1 gene encoding zinc finger protein neuro-d4 isoform X1, encoding MKSPRIPMREVKNPPCKMATAVHKPLEGLGEDFYREAIEHCRSYNARLCAERSMRLPFLDSQTGVAQSNCYIWMEKTHRGPGLAPGQIYTYPARCWRKKRRLNILEDPRLRPCEFKIDCEAPLKKEGGLPEGPVLEALLCAETGDKKTELKEEEMVLDCQKPPMGEFPHDLEGDELDDDLPRRKNKAKGKAYGIGGMRKRQDAATLEDRDKPYVCDICGKRYKNRPGLSYHYTHTHLAEEEGEEPPERHALPFHRKNNHKQFYKELNWVPENQRRHTAKKAPDGTVIPNGYCDFCLGGSKKTGCPEDLISCADCGRSGHPSCLQFTVNMTAAVRTYRWQCIECKSCSLCGTSENDDQLLFCDDCDRGYHMYCLSPPMAEPPEGSWSCHLCLRQLKEKASAYITLT
- the DPF1 gene encoding zinc finger protein neuro-d4 isoform X3 — its product is MKSPRIPMREVKNPPCKMATAVHKPLEGLGEDFYREAIEHCRSYNARLCAERSMRLPFLDSQTGVAQSNCYIWMEKTHRGPGLAPGQIYTYPARCWRKKRRLNILEDPRLRPCEFKIDCEAPLKKEGGLPEGPVLEALLCAETGDKKTELKEEEMVLDCQKPPMGEFPHDLEGDELDDDLPRRKNKAKGKAYGIGGMRKRQDAATLEDRDKPYVCDICGKRYKNRPGLSYHYTHTHLAEEEGEEPPERHALPFHRKNNHKQFYKELNWVPENQRRHTGGSKKTGCPEDLISCADCGRSGHPSCLQFTVNMTAAVRTYRWQCIECKSCSLCGTSENDDQLLFCDDCDRGYHMYCLSPPMAEPPEGSWSCHLCLRQLKEKASAYITLT
- the DPF1 gene encoding zinc finger protein neuro-d4 isoform X5, with protein sequence MEGAGGDGLHPPACTGAGGAAPSPPPPRCGLGMNEIAPDSDARSEKPTVQNGHGGAQAAGGPGRGLLPRGHRALSQLQRAALRRAQHAPALPRLADRRRPEQLLHLDGEDPPWPRPGPGADLYLPGALLAQEAATEHPGGPATAAVLRGAPEEGGGAARGAGAGGAALRRDGRQEDGAEGGGDGAGLSEAPDGRVPARPGGRRAGRRPPAEEEQGQGQGVRDRGHAQEAGCGHAGGPGQALRLRHLREALQEPPGAELPLHAHAPGRGGGRGAARAPRAALPPQEQPQAVLQRVELGPRKPAQTHRRLEENRLPGGPHLLRRLRTLRPSILPAVHGEHDGGRAHLPLAVHRVQVLQPLRHL